Within Hydrogenophaga sp. PAMC20947, the genomic segment CGCATGACCATTTCACCCATTTTGTGGGCGGGGACTTCGCGCACACCGAGGTTGAGCAGTTTCTCCTCGATGCGCTCGATCGCCGCGTCCACCTGTTCGGTGCTGACGGGCCGTTTGCGCAGGGCGAGCGCAAACGATGCGCGCAGCTTGGCGGGAATGTAGTCGACCCGGCGACCGTCTTTCTTCACCACGGCCGGGAAGCTGACTTCGGGTCGTTCGTAGGTGGTGAACCGTTTTTCGCAATGGCCACATTGGCGTCGGCGGCGAATGAAGTCGGCGTCTTCAGATATGCGGGTCTCCACAACCTGGGTTTCGAGGTGGCCGCAAAATGGGCATTTCATGGTCTGACTACCCTGAAGGAAGTGGAGCTGCTTCCCGGTATCCCTGAAAAGCAACCTCGCCAATGGAGCGCCCCAGCCGGGCTGTCGATGCCAAAAGCTGGGGCGGGGACTTTGCCGTCAAGCCTTTTGGGCTGAGATCTTATTTGTAGACAGGGAAGCGCGCGGTCAGGGCGTTGACCTTGGCTCGCACCGTTTCGATGTTGGCCGCATCGCGCGGGTTGTCCAGCACGTCAGCGATCAGGTGGGCTGTTGCTCGGGCCTCTTCGTCCTTGAAGCCGCGAGTGGTCATGGCGGGGGTGCCGATGCGCACGCCGCTGGTGACCATGGGCTTTTCGGGGTCGTTGGGGATCGCGTTTTTGTTGATGGTCATGTGGGCGCTGCCCAGCACGGCCTCGGCTTCCTTGCCGGTGATGCCTTTGGAGCGCAGGTCGACGAGCATAAGGTGGCTCTCGGTGCGGCCGCTGACGATGCGCAGACCGCGCTCGGTCAGGGTTTCAGCGACGATCTGGGCATTTTTCAACACCTGGGCCTGGTAGACCTTGAATTCAGGGGCGAGCGCCTCCTTGAAGGCCACGGCCTTGGCTGCGATCACATGCATCAGGGGGCCGCCCTGCAGGCCGGGGAAGATCGCGCTGTTGATGGCTTTTTCAAACTGGGCCTTCATCAGGATGATGCCGCCGCGAGGGCCGCGCAGGCTCTTGTGGGTGGTGGAGGTCACCACATCGGCGTGGGGCACGGGGTTGGGATACACGCCAGCGGCAATCAGGCCGGCGTAGTGCGCCATGTCGACCATGAAGATCGCGCCCACGTCTTTGGCCACCTTCGCAAAGCGTTCGAAGTCGATGCGCAGGCTGTAGGCCGAAGCGCCGGCGATGATGAGCTTGGGTTTGGATTCGTGGGCCTTGCGCTCCATCGCGTCGTAGTCAATGGCTTCGTTCGCATCGAGGCCATAGCTGACGACATTGAACCACTTGCCGCTCATGTTGAGGGGCATGCCGTGGGTGAGGTGACCGCCTTCGGCCAGGCTCATGCCCATGATGGTGTCGCCGGGTTTCAGGAAGGCCAGGAACACGGCTTCGTTGGCCGATGCGCCGCAATGGGGCTGCACGTTGGCAGCGTCGGCGCCAAAAATCTGCTTGACTCGATCGATGGCGAGCTGTTCTGCCACGTCCACGTGTTCGCAGCCGCCGTAGTAGCGCCGGCCGGGGTAGCCTTCGGCGTACTTGTTGGTCAGCTGCGTACCCTGCGCGGCCATGACGGCGGGCGAGGCGTAGTTTTCGCTGGCGATCAGCTCGATGTGCTGTTCCTGGCGCGCATTTTCTGCCTGGATGGCGGCAAAAATCTCGGGATCGGTTTGCTCGATGAGGATGTTGCGGTCGTACATGGTGTTGACGGTCTTGGGTAACGTGGATCCATAGCAGAGGTGCGTGGGTGCACCACTGCAAGGAGTTGCCCAGGCGAACGGCTGATCGCCCGGGCACTTGAATGTTGTCGGGCGGTACGCTTCCCAGTGGTTGTCCCGGCGGTGGCGCGAGCGCCAGCAGGGGGGCCACGTCAGCACCCAAGCATCAGAGTCTCGCTCCGGTGCCAGGGCGCCTATCGCCAGTTGCGTACCCCGCGAGTTTAGCCGAGGTGGGTGGTTGGCGTGGCGCAATCCGCAGCGGGGTCGCGCCTGTCAGGAGCGCAGGGGGGCGGTGTCGGCCGTCGGTGCCTGGGGCTTCACCAGGGCCTCGGCATCGAGGACCGGGACAATTCCAGACGCAGCGGCCGTTGACGCTTCGGTTTCTGCGGGGGCGACGACCGGAATGGGTCGGTACACCGGGAAGCTGCGGGGCATGGGTTTGCCCAGGGCCACGCTCTGAATGCGCAGGTGTTCCGCAATCACTTTGTTGATATAGCCGCTGCCATCGGTGGTGACCGCGCCCACGTACAGCTTCAGCCCTCCCTCGACGGACCCCCCAGCGCGCTGGATGCATTCGCGCAGCACCTGCGCGCCAACACGCAAATTGGTGACCGGGTCGAATGCAGCGAGCTGTCCGCCGAAATCATCGTACTTGTCGGTGTGGACCCGGGTGAGCACCTGCATCAGCCCTTGGGCGCCCACAGGACTCTGAGCAAAGGGGTTGAATCGCGACTCGATGGCCATGACCGCCAGGATCAGTGTGGGGTCGATGCGGGCCTTTTCGCCCACTTCGAAGGCTTCTGCCACCAACACACCCAGTGGCTCGGGGGCGACGCGGTATTTGCGGCTCAACCAGTAAGCCACGTTGGCTTGCTGTTTTGGTAGGGTGCTGGTGTGCAGGGCGGTGACGCGGTCGATGGCGTCTGGGTCGGGCGAAAAGGCCGCAGCGCTATCAATGGCAGGCTCATGGCGTTCTTGAAGCCAGGTGAGGGCTTGTTGTTCGATGTTTTCGCGCCAGTCGCCACGGGTCGTGAGGGTGAGGGCGCCCACCACCAGTCCGAGACCCACGAGGGCGAGGCCGTTGTGGGTCAAGTCAATGAAGCCTCTGTAGGCGTCTTGGGTGATGGTCTTCAGCGGCGCGACTTTGTGTCGCTTTTGGCCGCTATCCGTTTGGGATGTTTGGGTCATGTGTCTCTCCTGCATGTCGAGGGTCTGAGGCGTCGGGCGTGTCCCAGGATGGGGGCACGTCTGCCAAGCCTTGTGGGCCTGGCGCTCGAATCGATCTGCCTCAGGGTGGGACGACTCGGGTAAACCCGTATGGGTCAAGCCGGCGAATGTTATGTGGGGTTTCATACCAAGTCAATGGTTAAGAATGAATTTCTTATAACTTATAGATCTTAAAAGGGGTCTAAATCCGCCAGGATAAACAAAATGACTAGCGCGAAAATCAACCTGCCGGGGCGTTTCACGGGTGCGTGCAGAGGGATGGGCTTCGGTTGTGAAAGCTTCGCCGCCTGTCGGGGATGGGCACGATCAAACAACCCCATGAACGTGATTGAAAAACGTCATCGCCTCTGGGCGGAATGTGCTTGCTTCCTGCGCATCGGAGGCGTAGGCTGCATTTACCGGTCCCAGACTGGTATTGGCTGAAAGCCTTGTTTGCCGCAAATGCGGTGGTTGGGGTGATCGGTCGTTTACGGAAGCAATCTCTTGCTTCCAGGTTGGTGAGACATCTAACTCTCGCCACCAAAATCGACGGCAAGTGCAGATTGCCCGCCGTCAACCCCGGTGAGCCTGGCTCACCGGGGTTTCTTGTTTTCTGGGCTTTGCACAGCATTGGTCAAACAGCGGCGACAATAGAAGACTTGACCCGCTGCTGGTGCAGCTTGGGGTCGATTCCTCTTGTGAGCCCTGCCTTCATGTCGCTGTTTTCTTTGCGCAATCCTTTTTCCTCCACCTCTGCCCCGGAATCTGCTGTGAATCCGTCTGAATCGACCAAACCTTCGTCCACCGCGCCCCATCCTCTCGATGGGTTGACTGGTGGGGCTTTTTCCGCCCCGACATCTGGTGAGCGGGCCTCTCGTTTGCGTGACTGGCTGTTGACCGAGCCCACCCATGAGCAGATGAGCGAGGTGTACAAGGAGCTGTCCCAGCGCGATCGGGGCGCAGCCAAGCCGCTCAAGGAAAAGCTGGACGAGCTCAAGCGGCAAAAGGCTCAAGAACTGATGGCGGCCGAATGGACGCAAAAGGCTGAAGGCCTGTTGTTGCAGTCCCGTCTGAACCTGGCCGATGCCATGGCCTGGCAGCGTGATGCGGCGCGCGCTGGCGCACCTTTGTCCCGCGAGCCGCTGGCCGGGCTGAAGCAGGCGCTGACCGAGCGTGTGAAGGCTGTCGAAGATGTGCAGCATCAGGTGCAGGTCGAGCGAGAGTCTGCGGTGCTGATGGCGCAGCGCATTGAAGTCATGTCCACCAAGCCCTGGCGCGATGCCCAGCACAATGCTGACGGTTTGCGCTCGGACGTTGCAGCCTGGCAGAAGCACGCCGCCAAACTGACCGAAGACCCCCAGTGGGCGAGCGTCGAGCCCAAATTCTTGACCATGCTGGACAGCTCGCGCAGCCAGTTGCAGCTGGTCTGGGATGCTTTTGATGCTGCATTGGGGCAGGCGGTTGCGGCCGACGCCAATGCGCAGGCGCCGCTTCCAGCCGTGCCGGTGTGGGCCGACGAATTGCGTGTGGCCCGCGGAGAGCCGGCGCTGGCCGCTGCCGAGAAGGCTGCAGGGGACAAGCAGGCGAATCAGGAGCGTCGGGCCAAGGTCGTGGCAGAGCTGGAGCGCGCCTTGGGCGTGCTGGAGCGCGAGCTGGGCGAAGGGCACGGAAAAGCCACCCCGAAGGCGGCGGCCGATGTGCGGTCGGTGCTGAAGTCACATGGCCGCCTGATCGGCGTTGAGCTGGAGACGCGTGCTCATGCCGCACTGACCCAGGCGGGTGACATGGAGGATTGGCAGCGCTGGCGGGCAGACCAGCTGCGCGAAGAACTGGTCAAAAAAGCCGAGGCTTTGCTGCAGCCTCCAGAAGGGCAGCGCCTGGGCGGGCGAAAGCTGCAGGAGACCCTGCGCCAGCTCCGTGACCAGTGGAAGACCACCGATCAAGGCGGTCCTGCCAACCATGCTTTGTGGAAGCGTTTTGACGAGGCTTGCACCGAGGCCCATAAAGGTGTCGAAGTCTGGCTCGCTCAGGTGCGCCAGCAGGCAGACGCCCACAAAGCCCAGCGTCTGGCCATCATTGATGAGCTCAAGCAGTGGACCCAGGCCCACGAGAGCCACACCGAGTGGAAATCCCAGATCCGTGAACTCCATGCGTTTTCCGAGCGTTGGCGCTCAGCGGGGCATTTGAGCGAAAAAGCGTTTGCAGAGTTGCAGCCCGTGTGGAAAGCCGCGATGTCGCAGGCCCATGCCGGTCTGGAAGGGGCCCAAAAAGAGAGCCTCGATCGCCGCCGCGCGCTGATCGACGAAGCCGTGGCCTTGGGTGCTGCGCCACAGCTGCGCATTGACGCGGTCAAGGCCCTGCAGCAGCGCTGGCAAGCTGAGGCGCATGCGGTGCCTCTGGAGCGCAAGCAAGAGCAAAAACTGTGGGAGGCTTTCCGCCAGCCTCTTGATGACGCCTTTGCCCGCAAGAGCAGTGAGCGCGAACGGGCCAGTACGGAACTCAACGCTCACGATCAACGTGTGCTGGAGGCTTCTCAGGCTTTGGACGCGGCATCCGCTGCCGGCGAGGCACAGCAGATCAAGGCGGCCATGGATGCGCTGGACACTGCCTTGCGAGGTCAGGCCGAAGCCCTTGCCGCCGAAGGTGGCGCCACGAGTGCCTCAGCTGCTGGGGCAGTGGTTCCAGCCGAAGCCAGCGGAGCGGACGGCACCGAAGGTGTGCAGGCCGAGGCTGCGCAGCCAACCAAGCCGGCGCCGGCGAAAAAGCTGGTGGCGATGCGCGGCGACGACCGCCCCGGCATGAAAAAAGCGGAGCCCGCTGGGCGCGATGATCGCCGTGGCCAGGGCCGCGATGGTCGGGGTGATGCACGGGGTCCTGGTGCTGGGCGGCCTGGCCGCGGTGCACCCGGGGATACCCGTCCTTCAGGACGCTTTGACCGTTTTGACCGAGGTCCTGTGGCCCCGCGGCTGGGCGATACCGCATTCAGGGCCCAGCGCCAGGCGGTTGAGCAAGCCGAGGCGACCCTGCGCAAACTGGCCGCTCAGGCACACGGCGAAGTGCTGGTGCAGGTGCTGAAGGCCTGGGAAGAGCGCGACCCCGCTCAGTTGCCCGTGGCCCAGGCGTTGGGTGCTGGGGTGAATGCGGCGACCCGCACCCAATGGACCCAGCGGCTTTCGGCGGCGCCAGAAGCGGTGCCGGCAGAAGCCTTGCTCCGATTGGAGATGGCCGCTGAGGTGCCCACGCCGGCTGAACACCTGAGCGAGCGGCGCATGTTGCAGCTCCAGTTGCTCACCCGGCGCCACGCTGCGGCACCTGCCGAGACCTGGACCGAGGACGTGGGCCAGATGTTGGCTACGCCGTTTGATGCGGCCGCAGCGCGTCGCTTGCAAACGGCTTTGAAGGTGCTGCTCAAGCGCTGATACGGGGGGCTTGCCTTTCCCGGCCTCTCTATGGTGGGCGGGCTTGGTTGGGCTTTCCGGGTTCCTCATATCGCCGATTGGAGGGACCCCGGGGACCCCAGGTGCACTCAGCAAACCGGCTTGAAGAACCCGTCGTACAGGCGAAGAAGGGCTGGGAACTCCTGCTCGAACTTGGCGCGATTGACGAAGTACGCCTCGCAAGTCACCGCAAAAAACTCGGCCGGGTGGGTGGCGCCATAAGCATCCAGCCAGGGCCGTTCAGCGCCGAAACGCTCGGCCATGGACAGGGCCTCACGAAAATGCTGGTAAGCCTCGCTCATGGTTTCGCGCCAGTGGGTGCGGGCGGCTTCGCCGCTGAGGCTGCCCAGGCAACCGTGTGACCAGTCGGGTGCGCCGTCTGCGGGCTGGCCTACCCGGGTGCCTCGCATGTCCATTTTGTGGATGAACTCGTGGATCACGACATTGCTGCCTTGCGCAGCAGCAGCCGGTGCGCGTTGAACTTCGGTCCAGCTCAGCATCACCGGGCCGCCTTGCATGGCTTCTCCCGCCAAGGCCTCTCGGTAGTGGTGCACAACGCCACTGGCATCGGTGATTTCACGCTGCGCGACGGCTGCACCGGGTTGCACCACAATGCCGACAAAATCGTCGTACCAGTTCAAGGCGTCCAAACGATCGAGACCCACGGTCGTTTGCCCCGGACCGGGGAGGTGCAGCAGTGGCCGGCATGCTTGTGCTGCGATGGCGATCGCCATTGAATCTGTGATGGTCAGGCCGTGGGCACCGTAAAACTCTTTCTCGTGCAGGAAGTGCGCGACCAGCCGCTGCAGCATCGTTTTTTCCGCATCGGTCAGGGCATGCAAGAACGGATGGGTTCTCAGCGTGGATTGCCAAAGACGCTCAGGCAGCGCAGCAACCCGTCGCCATGGACGGGGCAGCCAGGTTTGTACCCAGTCAGGCAGCCAGACTGCCATACACCGAATGGCGTTTTAGGCCTTGTGTGGTGAGCCGCAAGTAGTCGGCCCGGGGTGGCATGGCGTTGGCGTCCCAGTCGCTGAGCACGACGCGCTCACACCCCTGGCCGAGTTCGTGCCGGTTTGCCCGGTGGGTATGGCCGTGGATCAAGGTGGTGGCACGGGCCGCAGCCAGCCATGCGAGGGCAGCTTCGCCATCCACGTCAACCCAGGCCGC encodes:
- the nrdR gene encoding transcriptional regulator NrdR → MKCPFCGHLETQVVETRISEDADFIRRRRQCGHCEKRFTTYERPEVSFPAVVKKDGRRVDYIPAKLRASFALALRKRPVSTEQVDAAIERIEEKLLNLGVREVPAHKMGEMVMRELKKLDKIAYIRFASVYRSFEDIDDFRALVDEVKR
- a CDS encoding DUF349 domain-containing protein; the encoded protein is MSEVYKELSQRDRGAAKPLKEKLDELKRQKAQELMAAEWTQKAEGLLLQSRLNLADAMAWQRDAARAGAPLSREPLAGLKQALTERVKAVEDVQHQVQVERESAVLMAQRIEVMSTKPWRDAQHNADGLRSDVAAWQKHAAKLTEDPQWASVEPKFLTMLDSSRSQLQLVWDAFDAALGQAVAADANAQAPLPAVPVWADELRVARGEPALAAAEKAAGDKQANQERRAKVVAELERALGVLERELGEGHGKATPKAAADVRSVLKSHGRLIGVELETRAHAALTQAGDMEDWQRWRADQLREELVKKAEALLQPPEGQRLGGRKLQETLRQLRDQWKTTDQGGPANHALWKRFDEACTEAHKGVEVWLAQVRQQADAHKAQRLAIIDELKQWTQAHESHTEWKSQIRELHAFSERWRSAGHLSEKAFAELQPVWKAAMSQAHAGLEGAQKESLDRRRALIDEAVALGAAPQLRIDAVKALQQRWQAEAHAVPLERKQEQKLWEAFRQPLDDAFARKSSERERASTELNAHDQRVLEASQALDAASAAGEAQQIKAAMDALDTALRGQAEALAAEGGATSASAAGAVVPAEASGADGTEGVQAEAAQPTKPAPAKKLVAMRGDDRPGMKKAEPAGRDDRRGQGRDGRGDARGPGAGRPGRGAPGDTRPSGRFDRFDRGPVAPRLGDTAFRAQRQAVEQAEATLRKLAAQAHGEVLVQVLKAWEERDPAQLPVAQALGAGVNAATRTQWTQRLSAAPEAVPAEALLRLEMAAEVPTPAEHLSERRMLQLQLLTRRHAAAPAETWTEDVGQMLATPFDAAAARRLQTALKVLLKR
- a CDS encoding lytic transglycosylase domain-containing protein; the encoded protein is MTQTSQTDSGQKRHKVAPLKTITQDAYRGFIDLTHNGLALVGLGLVVGALTLTTRGDWRENIEQQALTWLQERHEPAIDSAAAFSPDPDAIDRVTALHTSTLPKQQANVAYWLSRKYRVAPEPLGVLVAEAFEVGEKARIDPTLILAVMAIESRFNPFAQSPVGAQGLMQVLTRVHTDKYDDFGGQLAAFDPVTNLRVGAQVLRECIQRAGGSVEGGLKLYVGAVTTDGSGYINKVIAEHLRIQSVALGKPMPRSFPVYRPIPVVAPAETEASTAAASGIVPVLDAEALVKPQAPTADTAPLRS
- the glyA gene encoding serine hydroxymethyltransferase; this translates as MYDRNILIEQTDPEIFAAIQAENARQEQHIELIASENYASPAVMAAQGTQLTNKYAEGYPGRRYYGGCEHVDVAEQLAIDRVKQIFGADAANVQPHCGASANEAVFLAFLKPGDTIMGMSLAEGGHLTHGMPLNMSGKWFNVVSYGLDANEAIDYDAMERKAHESKPKLIIAGASAYSLRIDFERFAKVAKDVGAIFMVDMAHYAGLIAAGVYPNPVPHADVVTSTTHKSLRGPRGGIILMKAQFEKAINSAIFPGLQGGPLMHVIAAKAVAFKEALAPEFKVYQAQVLKNAQIVAETLTERGLRIVSGRTESHLMLVDLRSKGITGKEAEAVLGSAHMTINKNAIPNDPEKPMVTSGVRIGTPAMTTRGFKDEEARATAHLIADVLDNPRDAANIETVRAKVNALTARFPVYK
- a CDS encoding M90 family metallopeptidase, with product MAVWLPDWVQTWLPRPWRRVAALPERLWQSTLRTHPFLHALTDAEKTMLQRLVAHFLHEKEFYGAHGLTITDSMAIAIAAQACRPLLHLPGPGQTTVGLDRLDALNWYDDFVGIVVQPGAAVAQREITDASGVVHHYREALAGEAMQGGPVMLSWTEVQRAPAAAAQGSNVVIHEFIHKMDMRGTRVGQPADGAPDWSHGCLGSLSGEAARTHWRETMSEAYQHFREALSMAERFGAERPWLDAYGATHPAEFFAVTCEAYFVNRAKFEQEFPALLRLYDGFFKPVC